From one Triticum urartu cultivar G1812 chromosome 3, Tu2.1, whole genome shotgun sequence genomic stretch:
- the LOC125542259 gene encoding peptidyl-prolyl cis-trans isomerase CYP21-3, mitochondrial-like translates to MAKIKPKALLAQSKQKKGPTQIGLVRIITYIVLGALAVSSVYYAYQYWQSKGAAVAAAAGAAEGVVGN, encoded by the coding sequence ATGGCGAAGATCAAGCCAAAGGCATTGCTGGCACAGAGCAAACAGAAGAAGGGCCCTACTCAGATCGGCCTGGTGAGGATCATCACCTACATCGTCCTCGGCGCCCTAGCTGTGTCCTCCGTATACTATGCCTATCAGTACTGGCAGAGCAAAGGAGCGGCCGTTGcggcagcagcaggagcagcagAAGGCGTCGTTGGGAACTAA